In the Vibrio sp. FE10 genome, GAGCGTGCGACAATTGCCCGTGAGCTGCATGATTCCCTTGCTCAGTCACTTTCGTATCTGAAAATCCAAGTGACCTTATTGAAGCGTGTGATTGGTAAATTACCAGAGCAAAAACATCGCGAACAATCAGAGCAGATTGCTTCAGAGATAGGTAACGGTTTGGCCGATGCTTATACTCAGTTAAGAGAGTTGCTCACTACATTTAGGTTATCCATTAAAGAGGGTAACTTCGGAGATGCTTTGAGCACCATGCTTGAGCAACTCAGTGAAAGAACGGATGCCAAGATTAACTTAACCAATAATCTGTCATCTATTGAGCTTGATGCACACAGCCAAGTTCACTTGCTTCAATTGATTCGTGAAGCAACAATAAACGCAATAAAACACGCCAATGCCGACTTGATAGATGTATGCTGTATCGATGAAGATGGTGAAGTATTAGTCGTGATCAAAGATAATGGAGATGGCTTTGACCCTGGTAGTTCGAGAATGAACCACTACGGGATGAGCATTATGCAGGAGCGTGCGGCAAGACTGAATGGCGACTTAACGATTGAAGCGGCTCAAGGTGAAGGCTGTACAGTCATATTGAAATATAAAAGTTTGAAGGAAGTTAAAGTTGACGATTTGTAAAGTAATGCTGGTTGATGATCATCCATTGATGCGCCGAGGTATAAGCCAATTACTAAGCTTTGAAGATGAATTCGAAGTGATTGCAGAAGCAAGCAATGGCACTGAAGCGGTCGCCCTTGCTCACGAAGAAGAACCTGATTTGATCCTTTTGGATCTTAATATGAAAGGGATGTCTGGATTAGATACCCTAAAAGCACTTCGTACCGACGGTTCAAGCGCTAACATTGTTATTTTAACCGTATCGGATAGCCCTGCAGATATCGAAGCTATCGTAAAAGCGGGCGCTGATGGCTACTTGTTGAAAGACACCGAACCCGATGAACTCATCGAATTGCTTAAGCAAGCACACGGCGGCGATAAAGCCTACAGCAGTGTCGTTTCTCGTTACCTAAACGACGCTGACAGTCGTAATGACATTTTTGACCAACTGACGGAACGTGAAACTCAGATCCTTCAAGAAGTTGCGAAAGGGTACCGTAATAAGCAAATTGCTGATCATCTGTTTATCTCTGAATCGACAGTTAAGGTACATATGAAAAGCTTGCTGAAGAAGCTGCAAGTCCCTTCACGTACAGCAGCAACGGTTCTGTATCTAGAACGCTACGGTGAAATGAAGTAGGGCTTGTTCCTTTGAAATAAAACTATTTCAAGCCGTACTGCTCGTTTCAAATGATATTGAACATGCGACATTAAAAAAGGCGCTGAACTTATTAAGTTCAGCGCCTTTTTGTTAGGGCATTTTATATCTCAATTATCATGTCTGTTTCACTGAGAATTAAGCTGCCATTGGTACTAGAACAAGCGTACCGAAGATAACCGTGATAAGACCACAGATTACCGGTACAGAAGTACGTTTTACGACTTCAAATGGGCTGATTTTACCCATACCAGAAGTCGCTACGATTACACCAGATACTGGTGAAATTGTACGACCTAGGTTCGATGCTTGAAGCATTGGGATGATTAGGAACGCTGGGTTCAAGCCCATTTTCGCTGCCAGTGAAGGAGCAAGTTCTACGAATGCATAGAATGGCGCGTTACCAGAACCTGTCGCGATAGCAGCAGCAACCGTTAGACCTGTCAGGATAAGCATTAACGCGATACCGCCTGCGCCTGCCGATTCAGCAAGACCGATTAGGTTATCAATCGCACCGATAGACATTAGGCCTTGAGCAAATACGCCCGCCGCAACCAACAGCATTACCACGCCTTTGAATGCTTCTGCCATGCCTTGGTAGCAAGAGTCTAGATCTTCTAGCGTCTTTTCGCCGTCGAACTTCTTCACAACGTAATCGATGATAGCGCCCACGAAGATAGAGCCCACTACGATGGTATAGATATCAAGTGAAAGGCCCGGAATTGTACGGCCGTTAAATAGGAATACACCGATGATAGGTAGGAACGGCAGTGCAGCGTAGAAAGCGGGAGCCGTCGTTTCAATGTCAGAAACGTCTACTTTTTCCATTGGTGTGTTTTCTTTCTTATCCAGATACTTGTTCCAGAAGAAAGCGGCTGCAGCCATCACGATGATTGCACAAATAGAAACAGGAAGTACTGTTTGAACGGCAAATACATCAAGAGACATTCCTGATTTTTCAGCTGCAATAACCACATCACCAGATGTTGGTGAAAGAATGATTGCTGCAGGAGATGCACAAACTGCAACTGCTGCTGGGCGAGAAATACCCATTGCCGTCATCATCGGGAATAGGGTCGCCATCAATAGAACTCCAAGGCCTGTTGCAGAACTTACTGCTAGAGACATTAGACACGCTACGATGTAAGCCGCAACAAGAAGTACATAAGGTGACTTGATCGCTGCAAGTGGTTTAGAAAATTGCTTTACTACCACGTTGTTCGCGCCGATGTGAGTCATGTATGAAGCGAAACCACACAGAAGCATGATTTGCATACCTAGGCCGCCCCCGCGGTATTGAAGCATGTACTTAACGAATTCTAGTGAGTCGGTAACCATGTTACCTGTTGAAGCTACCTTAGCTGGTAAAACTGTGTGACCAATAAGGCCAGTAATAAGAAGTAGGGCAAGGCCAGCAGTTAATAATACCCCCGCTGCTTTATAGCCTTTCACAATAAAGTAACCAACAGCGATGGTAATCACTAATCCGATCAAGAGCTCTAACATAGAAATCTCCACAAAGTTTAAAAAATATAAGAAAGTGTTTCAGAATATGACAATGAATGTACAGAAAACTGCACTGTGGCACGAGGCATAGTTGAGGTTGATATGATCTAAGACAAACATTTTTTACGATGTTAATTGTGGTTGTAAATCATGCATAACTACTGTTGTTTAGATGTTAATAAACAAATTATATCGTTCGCTAGAATATAGCTTGGATCACTTTCGTTGTGCGAGGTTGCATATCAAGGGTTTGATTTATAAATTTATGATTTTTCAAGCTTAGTGGAGTAAATCAAAGAGAAAGGGCTGTTTCTTACATTCAAGGAAGGTGCTTTTACCTTAGAGAAGAGTGTTTTTACATCTGAGAGGATTTCTTCCATCGAAGGGACAAGATCTGACGCCTACTTGATGATGAAAAAAGTAAACGTCAGAGGTTAGTAGCACAGTCGTTACTAATATCAGTTTGTTAGTGAACAGTACGATTAGTTGATGTTTAGTTCAGGGTCTGCATTCGAATACGTTGGCAGCTCGCCACATATTACCTTTTTACAAAAATGAATCATGCCACGCTGAGTAACGAGTAAGAGTTCTTCATCATTTAATGGAATATAGGTCATAGCATCCGAAGAGAGCACGGCACCTTCGCTGATCATCACTTTCTCGTAGAACGTAAGTTCTCTATTTGGAATGATCTGCTCGTGTTGAGTCTCATCTAACGAAATATCGTGTTGGGTGACAACGTAAGTACCTGACGATGTAAAGCCAGCTTCTTTGGTCGAAACATATAACAGTTCATAGCTATTATTTTTCTTAAACTCAATATCCACAGAAGCTTGATTGTAAATTATTTTCTCTGGCGGATTGACCACCGATGCTGTGTTGGCTAAATAATGGCCTTTAAGGTGAGTTTGAGGAATAAAGGTTGTGAGCCAGCCGACTAAAACACCCAATAGTACGACGACAACAAATATCTTTTTTTCTTTATTCACAAGTAACTCCTTTAAATTCGCTAGGGAAGCTCAAAGATTTTCCTGAATTATCGATGATGATTTTGCGACCCTTATATTCATAAAGAGTAACGTTGTAGAGCTCTTTAAAAGTGAACTCGTCGGTTGCTATTTTACAAGAGATAAAGTGTTGGCCAGCGAGCTCTTCACCTAAGTTGTTTCTATCTAAATAAGAAAACAGGTAATGGGATAAGCCAGCGGTTACTACAAATAAAGCAATCAGCGCTAATGCTTTGTTTGCCTTCTTTGTTGGGGCTGCTTGTTCTGTCGTTGTGCTGTCTTGTACTGAGGCCTCTGTCGGTTGTTCTACTTCGGGTTTTGGCTGCGCTTGCATCTTGCGTAATGCGCGCTCTTTGTCTTGTGTTACTTGCCCTGCAAATCGGTACCCTTTACCGCGTTCAGTGACAATAATCATCCCACTCTTATCTTCTAACGCTTTTCGGCAGATAGAGATCGTTTGCATTAAGCTGCCATCTTCAACGTAGATACCTTTCGACACCCACACCTGTTCTATCAGAACTTGGCGAGTGATCACTTCGTTAGGCCTAGAGATAAAAAACTTAAGTAGCTCTGATTCATTAGAACCTATTGGGTATGTACGACCTGTCTTAAAGTGGTGGATTTCACTCTCTTCTAAATTGACCTGTATATCATCATTGATAATAAATTCAGCAGACATCTGGGTTCTCATTGTTATAAGCGTTCTAACCTAAATATAACAAATATCACTACAAATATAAACTTACTGATTTCACCGTCTTTGATGTTTAAGTGTCTGACCTAAATGATTTTATTTACCTGATTAGATTTCCTTATAAACCTTTTTTAGGTTGTTTAATGCGGTTTCAGGTGCTTGGTGTTAGTAGCTATTGGATCATTAACTGGTGACGCTGATTTAGTGGGTGTGGGTAAAGTGCTCAAATTTCTTACGTAGTTCTATCAACGTGTCATTCCATCTTTGTGTTGCCTTGCTCTCTGCGAATAAAAGTCGACCTTACTTCCGACTCAACCGGCAACTCAAATAACGATAAAACGCATGACCACACCAGTTAAATGCGAAAGCTACGAAGGAGCTGTTTTGAAAGAATTCAATAAGCCATATTTATGTGGACTAATTACGCTTGCCTTACTCGGCTGTCAGTCTGAAGACTCGACTCAAGATGCCGTTTCCGTTTTGGTTCCTTACAACATTAATGAACTACCAAAACCGAACGATGGCTATGGGTATGACGATGACGGAACCATTACCGGAGTCGGTGAAGACGTCGCAATAATGTCATCGACTAACGATGTCTACTATCAAGATTACAATAATTCATACGCAGCCCTAGACGGCTGGGGACTTTGTGCGGAACCGATTTTAATTCCTCTACAAAGTGTTAATTCAGATAAACGTTATCCACTCAATAACGAAACCTTAGCTGGGCATGTTGTATTAATTGATGAAATAACAGGCGATGAAGTTGATACTCGAATATCGGCCGATGGTTCAAATATCAAAATTCAATGTGAATCAGGGTTGTTTGAAAACAGGGTTTATTCAATTGTTGTTACTGATGGAGTCAAAACTGAATTTGGTGAGCCTTTAAAAGCCGATTCTAGCTTTGAGCAACTATTATATTCGGATACACAATTCGAGAGCGACAAAGAACAAGATCTTCATACACAAGTCATAAGCGCTATAAGCTCATATGAAGACATATATTCTGGAAAAGGTATTCCGGTCTATGCGGCACAGTTTAAGACTCAGAGCGCTTATTCTCAGCTTGATGCGATGAAATACAACCATGAGTCATTTGGGACTTCGTTTACTGGTCAATTAAATCCGATTACAGAAAGAAAGAAGGATTACGACTGGTATACCAAGCAACTTAAAATCCCATCTTATTTACCTTTTACTAAAGCGAGAGAGTCAGAGTGTATTATTGATGAATTTGAGCCGAAGGATAATTGTCCGCCACTTTACGAGTGGATTACAAATACCGATGATAGTTTTCCTACGGAAAGAGATCCAACTCCGAAGGTAACCGAAGAGTTAGATATAACTGCAGATATCTATGTCCCTGATGGCTGGGATAAAAGAAGTCAGCTACCTACAGCAATCTTTATTCACGGTGTGACAGCGGAGCGCGGTACTGCTTCTTTAATGGCTGCGGAATATACAAAAAAAGGGTATGCCGTTGTTGCGATTGACATGCCGTACCACGGAGAGCGAATGCGTTATGACTCAAGCCCGGAACATGTGGAAATCTCCGCTAGAGCAAACAAAGCGTTCTTCATCAATGTAGATTCGCCTTTAGCACTGCGCTCTAACCTTCAACAATCTGTGTCCGATTTTTTAGGCCTTCGTTATGCATTAAGTCAGGAAGCTTGGGTGAAAAAAGATGATATTCACTTAATTGGGCAATCATTGGGCGGCATCATGTCGGTGATGGTCAGTGAATTTAGTCAAGTAAGTTCTGATTTTCATGCAAACTCTGAATTTGAATTTAACACGGTGAACTTTGTTGTTCCGGGACAGGGACTAACGAATTTGGTTTTGTCTTCTCAAACCTTAGGCCCTGAAATGTCTGAAGGTGTTAAGAAGTCTCCAGATGTTCAGAGAGGTATTGCTGAAACTGTCATACCCGATATATGTACAGCAGAAGCGACGAATCAAGAATGTATTGAAGCACTTAGAGAGTTCGTAGCACTTTCAACAGATAATGCGCTGCTTGTGAGTCAGTTAGAGAATGACATTTTTGATTTAGTTGTAACCGATCTTAAACAAGGTGTTCAAGCAACGATTGATAGTGCCGATCCTGCCAGTTTCATATCCCGTCAAGTTAAGGCTGAGCAACGGACTCTTTTGTTAGCTGCCGTTGGAGACTGCGGAGAAACCTGTGATGTAGGTGTTGATTACATTCCAGATAGCGTTATTCCAAACACTGCCCCAGACAATATTCGCACTGGTACCGAGCCACTAATTACTGCTCTTGGTTTAGATCCAATTACAGGCACATCAGAAAATACAAATCAAAAGCGCGGCGCCATAAGGACTACAACTGGGGGGCACGGTACTTACTTGTTCCCGTATGAAGGTCCTGTTGATGAAAACGGATTACCGGGTATGCCGGGAGAACATATGTCTGACGTACGTGAAGCTGTTGACACTCAGCAAGTTGCTGTTGCTTCAATGGTAATGAGTGACGGCTCAGTCGTAGTTATAAACAACGAAGATCATATCGAAACTGAGGTGCCTCAAGATGAAGAATAAACTTTTATTGGGCACTGCAGCTGCTCTGATCCCTTGTTTAACTAATGCAGCTGGTTTTCAACTTAACGCGCAGTCAGCAACAGGTTTAGGTCGTGCATTCGCAGGTGACGCGGTAATGGCAGATAGCGCAGCGGTTGTTGCTAAGAACAGTGCTGCGATGGCTTACATCGAACAACCTATGTTGTCGGTAGGCGCTATCTATATCGATAGTGGGATTGATGTATCGAATATCAGTTACACACCTTTGATAGGTGATACGACATCAATCAGTGACCAAGAACTCAGCGCGGGTACGCTAGTACCGAATATCCACTACGTGCATCCAATTCAAGGTTCCAAATTTACCTTGGGCGCAACCATCCATTCCAATTTCGGTACGGATGTTGAGTTTGATGATTCGTTTGAAGCGGATGAGTTTGGAGGAAAAACAGCGCTCTCAAGTATCAACGTTGGTTTTGCTGTTGCTTATGAGTTGTCTGAAAAAATCAACTTAGGCGCGGGTATTGATGTTATCTACGGTGAAGGTGAAATTCACCGTAAGAATCTACTCGATGTTGATGCCGATGGCTTTGGTTTAGGTGCCAATGTAGGTGCAACGTATCAAGTAAATGAGCGCAATAAATTTGGTATCACTTACCGTTATAGCCCGGATATCGAAGTGGAAGGTGACATAACGAAAGGCGGAGTTGCGGCTGACAAAATGAATGTTCCGTTGCCAGACACATTAGAGTTTTCTGGGTGGCACCAACTCAACGAACAGTGGGCTTTCCACTACAGTCTGCAATGGGTGAATTGGTCTGAATTTGACTCGTTAACGTCTGATTCTTATGACGATTCCATTAAAGATTACCAATGGAAAGACGCGGGACACGTTTCGGTTGGCGGCACTTACACCATGTCAAAAGACATCATTCTGCGAGCGGGCTACATGTATGACATCTCTCCAACCGATGAACTGACGTCTTTATCTATTCCCGATGTCAATCGTCACTGGGTAACCGTGGGTGGTACGTATCACCTGACTCCAGCGAGTTCTGTCTATCTAGGTGTTGGATTCATCATTGGTGAATCGCAACACGTTGATGAGAGCTTAACAACCATTCCGGGAAGCCAATCCAATATATCTGCTGATGTCACCGCCGATGCTTTGCTCGTTGGTGTTCAATATCAGCATCGTTTTTAGCGAGTAGTCATAAACCCTAATTATTCATTTTCGTTCTTGGTTTAGCCAAGTAAAAACATCGTAAGGCTCATTAGCAATATTGAGCCCTATTCCGAACTTATGGCTGTTGTTAGCATTGATATAAATAGCTGGATGCTTATTTAGCTAACAACGGCTGCACAGAAAAACGCTTCAAATCAGATGATTGTGGCGACTTATGGTTATTGAACATGAAATTTAAAAAGCTTAGTAAAACCATTGCTTTGGCTCTATTCGCCTTAAATACAACACCGACGCTAGCACAAGACTCACCATTGGTGCCCGTCACGGTCGAAAAAGCGCATACACAGGCTTTTACCTCATCAATTCGAGAAGTAGGCAAAATTAGGGCGACAGACTCTGCAGCGCTTACTTTCAGTGCTTCCGACAAAATACTTACGATTCATTTCAAAGATGGCGATTCCGTTAAGAAAGGTGAATTGATCGCTCAGCTCGATAACACCAAAGCTAAAGCCGATCTTGATAAAGCAAGAAGCTCACTCGCACTAGCGAAATCGAAGTTGAAACGTGTGCGAGAGTTACTAAAGAAGCAACCTGACTCCATGTCTCAACAAGACGTAGAAGAGCTAAAAGAGCAAGCCAATCTAGCGGCGGCCGATTTCCGTCAGAAAGAAGCACTGATGAACGATTACCTGTTGGTTGCGCCATTTGACGGGCAGCTTACTAATTTCAGCCATTCGGTCGGAAGTAAAATAGACAGTTCGACGGCATTGGTTAGCTTGATCAAGCTTGATCCTGTTGAAGTGCAATATGCGATTGGCCAGTCTGACTTGGGTAATGCAAAGCTCGGTCAGAGTGTCTTGATTCAAGTGGACGCATTCCCCGAGGAGTCGTTCGAAGGTGTGGTTGATTATATCGCGCCGGCCGTTGACGAAAGTTCTGGTCGTGTTGAGGTTCATGCTCATGTCACCAACCCTAAGCATCGTTTAGTTCCGGGTATGTTTGCCAAGTTGAGCCAAATGACCAGCGAAGATTCAATGCAAATGGTTGTGTCTCAAAACTCGGTGCAAGCAAAAGACACTAAGCGCTTTGTATGGGTGGTGAACGGTAACAACATCGAACAACGAATCGTTGAGTTAGGTGTAAATACTAATGATGGTTATGTGGTGGTCGAGAAGGGACTTGAGCTAGGAGAAAGCGTTGTTGCGACAGGACAACAGAATCTCAAAGTTGAATCTCTGGTTAAGGTGATGAATCCAAATGCAGAGGTGAAAACCGTTAAGTCAGTCCAAGAACAGCACCCAATCGAGCCTTCTGTCGATTGGACAAAGCAATCACCAAAAGTGAAAGCTGAACTGCTTGAAGAAGCGAGTACAGAACTCCCAAAAACGAACGGCGTGACGGCAGAACAAGTCGAAATCGAACCATCAAAGGATTCAAAAAATACCGTAAATTCAGGCAAGGAAGCGACGACCGAGGAGAACGTGAATGAAGCTTCCTGAGATTTGTATTAAGCACCCTGTTTTTGCATCCGTCCTGAGTATCGCTATTGTGTTACTTGGTCTGCTGTCATTTCAGAAATTATCGATTCAGTAT is a window encoding:
- a CDS encoding response regulator, which encodes MTICKVMLVDDHPLMRRGISQLLSFEDEFEVIAEASNGTEAVALAHEEEPDLILLDLNMKGMSGLDTLKALRTDGSSANIVILTVSDSPADIEAIVKAGADGYLLKDTEPDELIELLKQAHGGDKAYSSVVSRYLNDADSRNDIFDQLTERETQILQEVAKGYRNKQIADHLFISESTVKVHMKSLLKKLQVPSRTAATVLYLERYGEMK
- the dcuC gene encoding anaerobic C4-dicarboxylate transporter DcuC; the protein is MLELLIGLVITIAVGYFIVKGYKAAGVLLTAGLALLLITGLIGHTVLPAKVASTGNMVTDSLEFVKYMLQYRGGGLGMQIMLLCGFASYMTHIGANNVVVKQFSKPLAAIKSPYVLLVAAYIVACLMSLAVSSATGLGVLLMATLFPMMTAMGISRPAAVAVCASPAAIILSPTSGDVVIAAEKSGMSLDVFAVQTVLPVSICAIIVMAAAAFFWNKYLDKKENTPMEKVDVSDIETTAPAFYAALPFLPIIGVFLFNGRTIPGLSLDIYTIVVGSIFVGAIIDYVVKKFDGEKTLEDLDSCYQGMAEAFKGVVMLLVAAGVFAQGLMSIGAIDNLIGLAESAGAGGIALMLILTGLTVAAAIATGSGNAPFYAFVELAPSLAAKMGLNPAFLIIPMLQASNLGRTISPVSGVIVATSGMGKISPFEVVKRTSVPVICGLITVIFGTLVLVPMAA
- a CDS encoding winged helix-turn-helix domain-containing protein, which codes for MSAEFIINDDIQVNLEESEIHHFKTGRTYPIGSNESELLKFFISRPNEVITRQVLIEQVWVSKGIYVEDGSLMQTISICRKALEDKSGMIIVTERGKGYRFAGQVTQDKERALRKMQAQPKPEVEQPTEASVQDSTTTEQAAPTKKANKALALIALFVVTAGLSHYLFSYLDRNNLGEELAGQHFISCKIATDEFTFKELYNVTLYEYKGRKIIIDNSGKSLSFPSEFKGVTCE
- a CDS encoding lipase; translation: MTTPVKCESYEGAVLKEFNKPYLCGLITLALLGCQSEDSTQDAVSVLVPYNINELPKPNDGYGYDDDGTITGVGEDVAIMSSTNDVYYQDYNNSYAALDGWGLCAEPILIPLQSVNSDKRYPLNNETLAGHVVLIDEITGDEVDTRISADGSNIKIQCESGLFENRVYSIVVTDGVKTEFGEPLKADSSFEQLLYSDTQFESDKEQDLHTQVISAISSYEDIYSGKGIPVYAAQFKTQSAYSQLDAMKYNHESFGTSFTGQLNPITERKKDYDWYTKQLKIPSYLPFTKARESECIIDEFEPKDNCPPLYEWITNTDDSFPTERDPTPKVTEELDITADIYVPDGWDKRSQLPTAIFIHGVTAERGTASLMAAEYTKKGYAVVAIDMPYHGERMRYDSSPEHVEISARANKAFFINVDSPLALRSNLQQSVSDFLGLRYALSQEAWVKKDDIHLIGQSLGGIMSVMVSEFSQVSSDFHANSEFEFNTVNFVVPGQGLTNLVLSSQTLGPEMSEGVKKSPDVQRGIAETVIPDICTAEATNQECIEALREFVALSTDNALLVSQLENDIFDLVVTDLKQGVQATIDSADPASFISRQVKAEQRTLLLAAVGDCGETCDVGVDYIPDSVIPNTAPDNIRTGTEPLITALGLDPITGTSENTNQKRGAIRTTTGGHGTYLFPYEGPVDENGLPGMPGEHMSDVREAVDTQQVAVASMVMSDGSVVVINNEDHIETEVPQDEE
- a CDS encoding outer membrane protein transport protein encodes the protein MKNKLLLGTAAALIPCLTNAAGFQLNAQSATGLGRAFAGDAVMADSAAVVAKNSAAMAYIEQPMLSVGAIYIDSGIDVSNISYTPLIGDTTSISDQELSAGTLVPNIHYVHPIQGSKFTLGATIHSNFGTDVEFDDSFEADEFGGKTALSSINVGFAVAYELSEKINLGAGIDVIYGEGEIHRKNLLDVDADGFGLGANVGATYQVNERNKFGITYRYSPDIEVEGDITKGGVAADKMNVPLPDTLEFSGWHQLNEQWAFHYSLQWVNWSEFDSLTSDSYDDSIKDYQWKDAGHVSVGGTYTMSKDIILRAGYMYDISPTDELTSLSIPDVNRHWVTVGGTYHLTPASSVYLGVGFIIGESQHVDESLTTIPGSQSNISADVTADALLVGVQYQHRF
- a CDS encoding efflux RND transporter periplasmic adaptor subunit, producing MKFKKLSKTIALALFALNTTPTLAQDSPLVPVTVEKAHTQAFTSSIREVGKIRATDSAALTFSASDKILTIHFKDGDSVKKGELIAQLDNTKAKADLDKARSSLALAKSKLKRVRELLKKQPDSMSQQDVEELKEQANLAAADFRQKEALMNDYLLVAPFDGQLTNFSHSVGSKIDSSTALVSLIKLDPVEVQYAIGQSDLGNAKLGQSVLIQVDAFPEESFEGVVDYIAPAVDESSGRVEVHAHVTNPKHRLVPGMFAKLSQMTSEDSMQMVVSQNSVQAKDTKRFVWVVNGNNIEQRIVELGVNTNDGYVVVEKGLELGESVVATGQQNLKVESLVKVMNPNAEVKTVKSVQEQHPIEPSVDWTKQSPKVKAELLEEASTELPKTNGVTAEQVEIEPSKDSKNTVNSGKEATTEENVNEAS